The following are encoded in a window of Telmatobacter sp. DSM 110680 genomic DNA:
- a CDS encoding glycosyltransferase family 2 protein produces the protein MMQVNGPADRSADSLTPRQVAVIIPTYNAARYWDALSAGILAQSFIPGRVTVIDSSSSDGTANLARRDGFTVVEISSKDFNHGGTRQMGADLADGADILLYLTQDAAPHGKDAFRNLLQVFDDAEIGAAYGRQLPREDANPIEAHARHFSYPAASGVRSWESRQVNGFKSIFFSNAFGAYRRSALMSVGGFSPDVIFGEDTLVVARMHRAGWKTAYVADAMVRHSHGYTIAEEFRRYFDVGVLHARENWLIDQFGSASGEGRRFVVSEMKHLITKHPHLVPSAMARTFAKYLGYKIGRREKVIASGLKYHLGLNRQYWSR, from the coding sequence ATGATGCAAGTCAATGGGCCTGCTGATCGCAGCGCGGACTCTTTAACACCCAGACAAGTTGCGGTTATTATCCCGACCTACAACGCGGCTCGTTACTGGGATGCACTGTCGGCCGGAATTCTCGCGCAGAGTTTTATACCGGGACGGGTGACCGTGATTGATTCATCGTCTTCGGATGGGACGGCGAATCTTGCGCGCAGGGATGGGTTCACCGTTGTCGAAATCTCGTCCAAGGACTTCAATCATGGCGGAACCCGGCAGATGGGTGCAGATCTCGCGGACGGCGCAGACATATTGCTCTACCTTACGCAGGATGCTGCTCCGCATGGGAAAGATGCTTTTCGAAACCTGCTGCAAGTGTTTGATGACGCGGAGATCGGGGCGGCCTATGGGCGTCAGCTTCCGCGAGAAGATGCCAATCCGATCGAGGCCCATGCGCGTCACTTCAGCTATCCGGCTGCCTCCGGCGTGCGTTCTTGGGAAAGCAGACAAGTGAACGGCTTCAAATCAATCTTCTTCTCGAATGCATTTGGAGCCTACCGGCGTAGCGCGTTGATGAGCGTGGGAGGATTTTCTCCCGATGTAATTTTCGGTGAAGACACGCTGGTGGTTGCACGCATGCATCGTGCAGGATGGAAGACGGCATACGTGGCGGATGCCATGGTGCGCCATTCGCACGGTTATACCATTGCCGAAGAGTTCAGGCGTTACTTCGATGTTGGAGTTCTGCATGCGCGGGAGAATTGGCTCATCGATCAGTTTGGAAGCGCTTCGGGCGAGGGTCGGCGGTTTGTTGTTTCGGAGATGAAGCACCTCATTACGAAACATCCTCACCTTGTGCCCTCGGCGATGGCACGCACGTTTGCAAAATACCTGGGATACAAAATTGGCCGGCGAGAGAAAGTCATTGCCTCCGGTCTGAAGTATCATCTTGGCTTGAATCGACAGTACTGGAGCCGCTAA
- a CDS encoding ATP-binding protein: protein MKLWSSQSISDKFMRMTLMVSGTALLLAYISFLVYDLYNLRRELITATATEANIVGANSVTALLFDDKQAAENTLSALRNSPQVRAAVILRTDGTEFARYQRDAAAPFTLDYHLALGETRQYWSRGRDILVGTRIDFQGGWVGTVYLLAETGNVARRVERFGLISAVMLLICFAVALLATSTVRHLVTDPLTGLARTAQVVTREKDYSVRAKIPPSSDELSFLVQSFNEMLEQIQARDRALELTRSDLERRVEERTAELSSTNKELEAFSYSVAHDLRGPLQHINNIGFLLQHSASERLNAEGRMLVDRLLEGSKRMSVLIDDLLNLSRASSHPLHRTPIDLSHTVQTIATRLREEGDGREVQFQIAKGARVIADESLMQVVLENLLGNAWKYTSKVGAAEIEFGYTEEPDGTVYFVRDNGAGFNPRYADRLFRPFQRLHSQSEFTGTGVGLATAYRIITRHGGKIWARGNVDQGASFFFTLPYTES, encoded by the coding sequence ATGAAACTCTGGAGCAGTCAGTCTATCTCCGACAAGTTCATGCGCATGACCCTGATGGTCAGCGGAACCGCGCTGCTGCTGGCCTACATCTCGTTTCTGGTTTACGACCTTTACAATCTCCGCCGGGAACTCATCACTGCCACCGCTACTGAAGCGAATATTGTGGGCGCGAACAGCGTCACAGCGTTGCTCTTCGACGACAAACAGGCTGCTGAAAACACGCTATCTGCACTGCGCAACTCGCCCCAGGTCCGGGCTGCCGTCATCCTCCGCACCGATGGAACCGAGTTTGCCCGCTACCAACGAGATGCCGCAGCTCCGTTCACGCTGGACTATCATCTCGCGCTCGGCGAAACCCGCCAGTACTGGTCGAGGGGGCGCGATATTCTAGTGGGAACTCGCATCGACTTTCAGGGCGGTTGGGTCGGCACCGTCTACTTGCTCGCTGAGACTGGAAATGTTGCCCGACGGGTTGAGCGTTTTGGCCTCATCTCGGCCGTCATGCTGCTTATCTGCTTCGCCGTCGCGCTTCTCGCCACTTCCACCGTCCGCCACCTCGTTACCGATCCTCTTACCGGACTCGCCCGGACCGCGCAGGTGGTCACTCGCGAAAAGGACTACTCGGTTCGCGCTAAGATTCCGCCGAGCAGCGACGAACTTTCCTTCCTCGTGCAGTCGTTCAACGAGATGCTGGAGCAGATCCAGGCACGCGATCGTGCACTCGAATTAACACGCAGCGATCTCGAACGGCGAGTTGAAGAGCGCACCGCCGAGCTTTCCTCCACCAATAAGGAGCTTGAAGCCTTTTCATATTCCGTCGCCCACGACCTTCGCGGCCCGTTGCAGCACATCAACAACATCGGCTTTCTATTGCAGCATTCCGCTTCAGAGAGACTCAACGCTGAAGGACGCATGCTGGTTGATCGTTTGCTCGAAGGCAGCAAGCGCATGTCCGTCCTCATCGATGACCTGCTCAACCTGTCGCGTGCGTCGAGCCACCCACTCCATCGCACCCCGATCGACCTCAGCCATACCGTTCAGACCATTGCCACGCGTTTGCGGGAAGAAGGTGATGGCCGGGAGGTGCAATTTCAAATCGCGAAAGGCGCCCGCGTCATCGCTGACGAAAGCCTTATGCAGGTCGTGCTCGAAAACCTGCTCGGTAACGCATGGAAATATACCTCGAAGGTAGGAGCGGCCGAGATTGAATTTGGCTACACCGAAGAACCAGACGGGACCGTATATTTCGTCCGCGACAACGGCGCAGGATTCAATCCCCGCTATGCCGATCGCCTCTTCCGGCCCTTCCAGCGCCTGCATTCGCAAAGTGAATTTACCGGTACGGGCGTGGGCCTCGCGACCGCCTACCGAATCATTACTCGCCACGGCGGAAAGATCTGGGCGCGCGGCAACGTAGATCAGGGCGCATCATTCTTTTTCACACTTCCCTACACGGAGTCCTGA
- a CDS encoding YfiR family protein — MLIDTKNMKWSFPTERPRLRCLQGNRSNSPLAITLILFSLAVPAAIAQSAKPSEYDVKAAYLLNFGKFIRQSNGRYLHSSFDICLLGRDSMGQTIDELATNQFIDNRPVHVRRLPDVTQAKGCAIVYFSSSENDRLHEDMVLLPSTDALTVSDADDFLDRGGMIQFLVIDKHVRFTVNLNAVNHAHLVLSSELLRVALSVTGKPSGEQP; from the coding sequence GTGCTGATCGACACCAAGAATATGAAGTGGAGCTTTCCAACTGAGAGACCGCGACTGAGATGCCTTCAAGGCAATCGCAGCAATTCTCCGCTCGCCATCACTCTCATTCTTTTCAGTCTTGCAGTCCCCGCAGCGATCGCACAATCAGCCAAGCCTTCGGAGTACGACGTCAAGGCTGCCTACCTGCTGAACTTCGGCAAATTCATCCGTCAATCCAATGGTCGGTATCTCCATTCATCGTTCGACATCTGCCTTCTCGGCCGGGACTCTATGGGCCAGACCATCGACGAACTGGCCACAAATCAATTCATTGACAACCGTCCGGTGCACGTCCGCAGGCTTCCAGACGTCACGCAGGCTAAAGGCTGCGCGATCGTTTACTTTAGTTCGAGCGAGAATGATCGTCTTCATGAGGACATGGTGCTTTTGCCGTCCACCGACGCCCTCACCGTCAGCGATGCTGACGATTTCCTTGACCGCGGCGGCATGATCCAATTTCTCGTGATCGATAAACACGTTCGCTTCACAGTAAACCTGAACGCCGTAAACCATGCGCATCTGGTTCTCAGTTCGGAATTGCTGCGCGTCGCGTTGTCCGTTACGGGCAAGCCTTCGGGAGAGCAGCCATGA
- a CDS encoding TonB-dependent receptor: MLSVRPAAVFLVFVSSLLWAAPPRHKRDGHNLKSLTLEQLGNIEVTTQSKEPTQVWDTPAAIYVLTSEDIRRSGATSIPDVLRLVPGVNVARVNGSRNWAVGIRGFGDQFSRYVLVLIDGRSVYTPLFGGVLWTADNVMLEDIDRIEVIRGPGGTIWGADAVNGIINIITKNSQATKGSLLSTGGGSVDQNTEDARYGAAHKSWTWRTNAFGFVRSPEFHIDAQPAYDWSRFGQAGFRADRAAGTNELTIQGDAYWGKFGDAQTLSTYTPPASFISYKSTNVSGGNLRALWRQKFSDRSDIYLQAFWSHDHRIGSNFGEDRDTFDVDFLHRLGTARFQQFTYGLGIRLSPSTVSQTIPTDTFTPLHKTDSIYSAFLQEELRLVPDKLSLTLGSKFEHNNYTGFEYQPNVRLLVTPTQKFSAWASISRAVRTPDRVDEDIQVDIFAVASPLIFARVIGNNNLQAERMVAYEGGLRTLIHPRFYVSTDVFYNEYRNLIAQSSPAIAPAPGPPFPPSAYLFTFQYVNGIHGTTHGFEIAPDLQASSFWHIRGGYSYLDIDLKDEPGFTDTVTLKKMGGSSPAQQAFLQSQIDLPEHFEFDQSFRYVDSLSAQAVKAYTTADTRIGWNPSKTISFSMTGQNLFQPHHPEFGIDPSPTVLIKRGIYAKLVWTH; the protein is encoded by the coding sequence ATGCTCTCTGTACGTCCAGCAGCCGTTTTTCTCGTGTTCGTCTCGAGCCTGCTGTGGGCCGCCCCGCCGCGCCATAAACGGGACGGTCACAACCTTAAGTCCCTTACTTTAGAGCAGCTTGGCAACATTGAGGTCACCACCCAATCCAAAGAGCCTACCCAGGTCTGGGACACGCCGGCTGCAATTTACGTCCTAACCAGCGAAGATATTCGACGCTCCGGCGCTACCAGCATCCCGGACGTCCTTCGACTGGTCCCAGGGGTAAACGTGGCCCGTGTGAATGGATCGCGTAACTGGGCCGTTGGCATCCGCGGCTTTGGTGATCAGTTCTCAAGGTACGTCCTCGTCCTGATCGACGGTCGCAGTGTCTATACGCCTCTCTTCGGCGGGGTATTATGGACCGCTGACAACGTGATGCTCGAAGACATAGACCGCATCGAGGTTATTCGCGGCCCAGGGGGCACGATCTGGGGAGCTGACGCCGTCAACGGCATCATCAACATCATTACGAAAAACTCCCAGGCCACCAAAGGCTCCCTGCTCTCTACTGGCGGAGGTAGCGTCGATCAGAACACCGAGGATGCGCGATACGGGGCTGCTCACAAAAGCTGGACATGGCGGACGAATGCCTTCGGCTTCGTCCGGTCGCCCGAGTTTCACATCGATGCACAACCGGCTTACGACTGGTCCCGGTTCGGCCAGGCGGGCTTTCGCGCCGACCGCGCCGCAGGGACTAACGAACTCACAATTCAGGGAGACGCCTACTGGGGAAAATTCGGCGACGCTCAAACTCTTTCCACGTACACGCCACCGGCATCTTTCATCTCTTACAAATCCACGAACGTGTCGGGAGGCAACCTGCGTGCGCTCTGGCGCCAGAAATTCAGCGATCGATCGGACATCTACCTTCAGGCGTTCTGGTCCCACGACCACCGCATCGGCTCCAACTTCGGCGAAGACCGCGACACTTTTGATGTTGACTTTCTCCATCGGCTAGGTACGGCGCGCTTTCAGCAATTCACCTACGGTCTTGGAATACGCCTCAGCCCCAGCACCGTAAGTCAAACGATTCCCACTGATACTTTCACTCCGCTGCACAAGACCGACAGCATCTACAGCGCGTTCCTACAGGAGGAACTCCGGCTCGTCCCCGACAAGCTCTCACTCACCCTTGGTTCCAAGTTTGAGCACAACAATTACACCGGGTTCGAATATCAACCCAACGTGCGCCTGCTCGTTACGCCTACGCAGAAGTTCTCTGCATGGGCTTCAATTTCGCGAGCTGTCCGCACTCCCGATCGCGTCGACGAAGACATCCAGGTCGACATTTTCGCAGTCGCATCTCCGCTGATCTTCGCGCGTGTTATTGGCAACAACAATCTTCAGGCCGAGCGGATGGTCGCCTATGAAGGTGGCTTGCGAACTTTGATCCATCCGCGTTTCTATGTCAGCACAGATGTTTTTTACAACGAGTATCGGAATCTGATTGCGCAGAGTTCACCCGCGATAGCGCCCGCGCCGGGTCCGCCGTTTCCGCCTTCGGCTTACCTATTCACTTTCCAATACGTAAACGGCATTCACGGCACCACTCACGGCTTTGAGATTGCGCCCGATCTGCAGGCAAGCTCGTTCTGGCACATTCGGGGTGGCTACTCCTATCTCGACATTGACCTGAAAGATGAGCCTGGATTCACGGATACAGTAACGCTGAAAAAAATGGGCGGCTCCAGCCCTGCCCAACAAGCCTTCCTTCAATCCCAGATCGATCTCCCGGAGCACTTCGAATTCGATCAGTCATTTCGCTATGTCGATTCGCTTTCAGCTCAAGCCGTGAAGGCCTACACCACCGCCGATACACGGATTGGATGGAATCCGTCGAAGACTATCTCCTTCTCCATGACCGGACAGAATTTGTTTCAGCCACATCACCCGGAATTCGGAATCGATCCATCGCCGACCGTGCTTATTAAACGGGGCATCTACGCAAAGCTCGTCTGGACCCATTGA
- a CDS encoding OsmC family protein — protein sequence MEVTVKQIDGLKFSVEARAHKVICDQPLENGGEDAGMTPPEFMLGSLGTCAEFYAVQYLRARRIDDAGVEVTVTAEKLMKPARLGNFRIQVRCPAQLSAEQTEGLQRSVHHCLIHNTLLSVPDVAIELTVGEPVLR from the coding sequence ATGGAAGTAACGGTGAAACAGATCGATGGGCTGAAATTCAGTGTGGAGGCGAGAGCTCACAAAGTGATCTGCGACCAGCCGCTTGAAAATGGTGGCGAGGACGCGGGCATGACTCCACCGGAATTCATGCTGGGATCGCTGGGCACATGCGCCGAGTTCTACGCAGTGCAATATCTACGTGCGCGCAGGATCGATGATGCAGGGGTGGAAGTAACGGTGACGGCTGAAAAGCTGATGAAGCCGGCGCGACTGGGGAATTTTCGCATTCAAGTGCGGTGTCCGGCTCAGTTAAGTGCAGAGCAGACGGAAGGATTGCAACGGTCGGTGCACCACTGCCTGATTCACAACACGCTGCTGTCGGTGCCGGATGTTGCGATTGAGTTGACGGTAGGTGAACCGGTGCTCAGGTAG
- a CDS encoding LysR substrate-binding domain-containing protein: MAQLENARLMVLRAVARQLSFRKAAEELYLTQPAVSLQIKALEEDLGVQLFDRTGSRVALTAAGRVMLNHAEQVHAMLQQAEHEIAAMSGELAGQLGLGASTTIAQYVLPSLLGKFLGAHPRVKPTLISGNTEHIVNAAVQHEIALGFIEGPSRSKDVREEAFLVDELVMIVPAAHEWAERGSVSVQELKSVPLLMRERGSGTLHVVEMALERHFVKPASLEIAMELDSTEAIKSAVEAGLGAGFVSKWALAKDARTGTSFRIVDIEGLRIKRDFLMIYAQGIEPQGLVQEFRRYLLDRTAGFPDMKKVHRPRA; the protein is encoded by the coding sequence ATGGCGCAACTTGAAAACGCGCGGTTAATGGTGTTGAGAGCGGTGGCGCGGCAGTTGAGTTTTCGCAAGGCGGCTGAGGAGCTTTATCTCACACAGCCGGCCGTGAGCCTCCAGATCAAGGCGCTTGAAGAAGACCTTGGCGTGCAACTCTTCGACCGCACGGGCTCACGTGTGGCGCTTACCGCCGCCGGACGAGTCATGCTGAATCACGCGGAGCAAGTGCATGCAATGTTGCAGCAGGCAGAGCATGAGATTGCTGCGATGAGTGGAGAACTGGCGGGGCAGTTGGGGTTGGGCGCATCCACTACGATTGCGCAATATGTGCTGCCGAGCCTGCTGGGCAAATTCCTTGGCGCACATCCTCGCGTTAAGCCGACCCTCATCAGCGGAAATACAGAACATATTGTGAACGCGGCGGTACAGCATGAAATTGCGCTGGGCTTCATCGAAGGCCCCTCACGCAGCAAGGACGTACGCGAGGAGGCTTTTCTTGTTGACGAACTCGTGATGATTGTGCCCGCGGCGCACGAGTGGGCAGAGCGGGGAAGCGTGTCTGTCCAGGAGCTGAAGTCGGTTCCCTTGCTAATGCGGGAGCGCGGTTCGGGAACTCTGCACGTGGTGGAGATGGCGCTGGAACGCCACTTTGTAAAGCCTGCATCGCTGGAGATTGCGATGGAACTGGATTCCACCGAGGCAATCAAGTCAGCGGTAGAGGCGGGGCTGGGAGCTGGCTTTGTTTCGAAGTGGGCGCTTGCCAAGGACGCACGGACCGGTACAAGCTTCCGAATCGTTGACATAGAAGGGCTGCGCATCAAGCGAGATTTTCTGATGATTTACGCTCAGGGAATTGAGCCGCAAGGCTTGGTGCAGGAGTTTCGGCGCTACCTGCTGGATCGCACGGCCGGCTTTCCCGATATGAAAAAGGTTCATAGACCTCGTGCTTGA
- a CDS encoding putative sulfate exporter family transporter codes for MAKYVFFAGLIIASTGFLSPPVALAAGLLFGFTCEHPYPTRAKKFARVLLQLSVIGLGFGMNLQQVLRVGRSGVMYTAVGITFAMVLGWGLGKLLVVKGRISFLISAGTAICGGSAIAAIAPVASATEEEIAVSLGTVFALNSVALLTFPAIGTALHMTQTQFGLWCALAIHDTSSVVGASAKYGAVALAVGTTVKLARALWIVPMSLGTSLVRKSKASIQWPSFILFFCLASVANTYLGILQPEYSVLRHLGILGLTVTLFLIGTGISKATLREVGVRPLAQGIALWIVVAAGSLELIRTGWIHL; via the coding sequence GTGGCTAAGTACGTATTCTTTGCTGGACTGATTATCGCTTCGACCGGATTTCTCTCGCCGCCAGTCGCCCTGGCTGCCGGGCTTTTATTTGGCTTCACGTGCGAACACCCTTATCCGACCCGGGCGAAGAAGTTTGCAAGAGTGCTGCTGCAGCTGTCGGTGATCGGCTTGGGGTTTGGCATGAACCTGCAGCAGGTTTTGCGCGTGGGACGCAGCGGCGTGATGTATACGGCAGTGGGCATCACATTTGCGATGGTCCTGGGGTGGGGGTTGGGAAAACTGCTCGTGGTGAAGGGACGGATTTCATTTCTGATTTCGGCGGGTACGGCAATCTGCGGCGGCAGCGCGATTGCCGCAATTGCACCGGTAGCCAGTGCAACGGAGGAGGAGATCGCGGTTTCGCTGGGCACGGTGTTCGCATTGAATTCGGTAGCGCTGCTGACTTTTCCAGCGATTGGTACTGCGCTGCATATGACGCAGACACAATTTGGACTATGGTGTGCGCTCGCAATTCACGATACGAGTTCGGTGGTGGGTGCTTCGGCGAAATATGGCGCGGTCGCGCTGGCGGTTGGTACTACGGTCAAGCTCGCGCGGGCGTTATGGATTGTTCCCATGTCGCTGGGAACCTCGCTGGTGCGGAAGAGCAAAGCGAGTATTCAGTGGCCTTCGTTCATCCTGTTTTTCTGCCTTGCATCGGTAGCCAACACGTACTTGGGCATACTCCAACCGGAGTATTCGGTTTTGCGGCATCTGGGAATATTAGGACTGACGGTAACGTTGTTCTTGATAGGCACAGGAATTTCAAAGGCCACGCTGCGGGAAGTAGGCGTTCGGCCGCTAGCGCAGGGGATCGCGTTGTGGATTGTGGTTGCTGCCGGCTCGCTGGAGTTGATCCGCACGGGATGGATCCATCTGTGA
- a CDS encoding DUF6321 domain-containing protein produces MANSKISKPKKHVSTKSELTTKNASSRDAKRHGLVKTTTESAASHRKRPAKDPEGGLTAEGRKMFARREGSHLRPGVKGPTDTPEKMRRKGSFLRRHFANPRGPLQRDGKPTRLALSAHAWGEPVPKTMEDARRLAAKGKKLLELYQKTKGQARKP; encoded by the coding sequence ATGGCAAATTCGAAGATCAGCAAGCCGAAAAAACACGTGTCGACCAAGAGCGAGCTGACGACGAAAAATGCGAGCAGTAGAGATGCGAAACGTCATGGTCTTGTTAAGACAACAACGGAAAGCGCGGCTTCGCATAGAAAGCGGCCGGCTAAGGATCCTGAGGGTGGACTGACTGCGGAAGGGCGCAAGATGTTCGCGCGGAGAGAAGGCTCTCACCTGCGACCAGGGGTGAAGGGGCCGACGGATACTCCGGAGAAGATGCGGCGCAAGGGCTCATTTCTTCGCCGTCACTTTGCTAATCCCCGAGGCCCTCTGCAACGCGACGGAAAACCTACCCGGCTGGCACTCTCCGCGCACGCATGGGGCGAGCCGGTCCCGAAGACGATGGAAGATGCGCGCAGACTGGCGGCGAAAGGTAAGAAACTCCTCGAACTCTATCAGAAGACCAAGGGCCAAGCGAGAAAGCCGTGA